A window of the Ipomoea triloba cultivar NCNSP0323 chromosome 14, ASM357664v1 genome harbors these coding sequences:
- the LOC116004478 gene encoding homeobox-leucine zipper protein REVOLUTA-like, whose protein sequence is MAMVVHQHRESSSGSIHKHLDAGKYVRYTAEQVEALERVYAECPKPSSLRRQQLIRECPILSNIEPKQIKVWFQNRRCREKQRKESSRLQTVNRKLSAMNKLLMEENDRLQKQVSQLVSENGLMRQHLRTAPTTTDASCESAVTTTHHSLRDASNPAGLLSIAEETLAEFLSKATGTAIDWIQMPGMKPGPDSVGIFAISHSCSRVAARACGLVSLEPTKIIEILKDRPSWFRDCRSLEVFTMFPAGNGGTIELLYTQIYAPTTLAPARDFWTLRYTTTLENGSLVVCERSLSGTGAGPNASAASQFVRAEMLPSGYLIRPCEGGGSIIHIVDHLNLEAWSVPEVLRPLYESSKVIAQKMTIAALRYIRQIAQETSGEVVYSLGRQPAVLRTFSQRLNRGFNDAINGFNDDGWSVLSGDGAEDVTVAINSTKSLGTTSNTLPMLGGILCAKASMLLQNVPPAVLVRFLREHRSEWADFNVDAYSATALKTNSCAYPGMRPTRFTGSQIIMPLGHTIEHEEMLEVIRLEGHSLGHENAFISGDIHLLQMCRGIDESAVGACAELVFAPIDEMFPDDAPLLPSGFRIIPLDSISNDAQDTLNAQRTLDLTSSLEVGPATNTAQNASSSSCAARSLLTIAFQFPYEDNLQENVATMARQYVRSVISSVQRVAMAISPTGLGPTLGPKVSPGSPEALTLAQWINQSYSYHMGAQLLGTDSVGAESVLKNLWHHHDAILCCSIKSLPVFIFANKAGLDMLETTLVALQDITLDKIFDESGRKALFAELAKIMQQGFAYLAGGICMSAMGRHISYEQAIAWKVVADDESTVHCLAFSFINWSFV, encoded by the exons ATGGCTATGGTAGTACACCAGCATAGGGAGAGTAGCAGTGGGAGCATTCACAAGCACCTTGATGCCGGAAAGTATGTCCGCTACACGGCGGAGCAGGTGGAGGCTCTGGAGAGAGTCTATGCTGAGTGTCCTAAGCCGAGTTCCTTGCGCCGGCAACAGCTGATCCGGGAATGCCCCATTTTGTCCAACATTGAGCCCAAACAGATCAAGGTTTGGTTTCAGAACAGGAG ATGTCGGGAGAAGCAACGGAAAGAGTCTTCTCGCCTTCAAACTGTGAACAGAAAGTTGTCTGCAATGAACAAACtgttaatggaggaaaatgaccGCCTGCAGAAACAGGTGTCCCAGCTAGTGTCTGAGAATGGCCTTATGCGGCAGCATTTGAGAACC GCGCCAACAACTACTGATGCAAGTTGTGAATCGGCGGTAACCACCACTCATCATTCTCTAAGGGATGCTAGTAATCCTGCTGG ACTTCTTTCAATTGCAGAAGAAACCTTGGCAGAGTTCCTTTCAAAGGCTACGGGAACTGCTATTGATTGGATCCAAATGCCTGGGATGAAG CCTGGTCCGGATTCGGTTGGGATCTTTGCCATTTCACATAGTTGCAGTAGAGTGGCTGCACGAGCATGTGGTCTTGTTAGCTTAGAGCCTACCAAG ATTATTGAGATCCTCAAAGATCGTCCATCTTGGTTCCGTGATTGTCGGAGCCTTGAAGTTTTTACAATGTTTCCTGCTGGAAATGGAGGTACAATTGAGCTTCTATACACACAG ATTTATGCTCCTACGACATTGGCTCCAGCACGGGATTTTTGGACACTGAGATATACAACCACCTTGGAGAATGGTAGCCTCGTG gtttgtGAAAGGTCTCTTTCGGGTACTGGGGCGGGCCCTAATGCATCTGCTGCTTCTCAGTTTGTGAGAGCTGAAATGCTTCCATCTGGATATCTCATCCGACCTTGTGAGGGTGGAGGATCGATAATACATATCGTTGACCACCTTAACCTTGAG GCATGGAGTGTGCCGGAGGTTTTACGCCCGCTTTACGAGTCATCCAAAGTTATTGCACAGAAAATGACCATCGCA GCACTGCGATACATCAGACAAATAGCTCAGGAAACTAGCGGTGAGGTGGTTTATAGTCTGGGCAGGCAACCAGCTGTACTCCGAACATTTAGCCAGAGATTAAACAG AGGCTTCAATGATGCTATCAATGGGTTCAATGACGATGGCTGGTCAGTATTGAGCGGTGACGGTGCTGAAGATGTTACAGTTGCCATTAATTCAACCAAGAGCTTGGGCACCACTTCGAATACACTTCCGATGCTCGGGGGCATTCTGTGTGCAAAGGCGTCTATGCTACTCCAG AATGTCCCTCCTGCTGTGCTGGTTCGTTTCCTAAGGGAGCATCGTTCCGAGTGGGCAGACTTTAACGTTGATGCCTATTCTGCTACTGCTTTGAAAACTAACTCATGTGCATATCCCGGGATGAGGCCGACAAGATTCACCGGAAGCCAGATTATTATGCCGCTTGGTCACACAATTGAACATGAAGAG ATGCTTGAAGTCATCAGACTTGAAGGACACTCTCTTGGCCATGAAAATGCTTTTATTTCAGGAGACATTCATCTGCTGCAG ATGTGTCGGGGAATTGATGAGAGTGCAGTGGGGGCTTGCGCTGAACTTGTTTTTGCTCCAATAGATGAAATGTTTCCCGATGATGCACCACTGCTGCCGTCTGGTTTTCGCATCATCCCATTAGACTCGATATCA AATGATGCACAGGATACATTGAATGCTCAAAGAACGTTGGATTTAACATCAAGTCTTGAAGTGGGTCCAGCAACAAATACTGCCCAGAATGCCTCCTCTTCGTCATGTGCTGCACGATCACTGTTGACAATCGCTTTCCAATTCCCGTACGAGGACAATCTGCAGGAAAATGTAGCTACAATGGCTCGCCAATATGTGCGCAGTGTGATTTCGTCTGTTCAAAGAGTTGCAATGGCAATATCTCCGACAGGATTGGGTCCCACTCTTGGACCAAAGGTGTCGCCTGGCTCCCCAGAAGCTCTAACGCTGGCTCAGTGGATCAACCAGAGCTATAG TTATCACATGGGAGCACAATTGCTAGGAACTGATTCTGTGGGCGCTGAATCGGTGTTGAAAAATCTGTGGCATCACCATGATGCCATCTTGTGCTGCTCGATAAAG TCGCTGCCTGTTTTCATCTTTGCAAACAAGGCTGGGCTGGACATGCTGGAAACAACTTTAGTCGCCCTACAGGATATCACATTGGATAAAATCTTTGACGAATCAGGGCGCAAGGCACTATTTGCTGAACTCGCAAAGATCATGCAACAg GGTTTTGCTTACTTGGCTGGCGGAATCTGCATGTCAGCCATGGGACGCCACATTTCATACGAACAAGCCATAGCGTGGAAAGTCGTTGCAGACGACGAAAGCACTGTCCACTGCCTGGCTTTCTCTTTTATAAACTGGTCGTTCGTTTAA